Proteins encoded by one window of Bacillus sp. DTU_2020_1000418_1_SI_GHA_SEK_038:
- a CDS encoding cytochrome c oxidase subunit 2A — MAKPELSRQPETEIEDSSSLKGTLASVMILGVILIVTWVSIYSLFLDRS; from the coding sequence ATGGCGAAACCAGAACTAAGCAGACAACCAGAAACCGAAATTGAAGATAGTTCCTCATTAAAGGGGACGTTAGCATCCGTAATGATTTTAGGAGTAATCCTCATCGTCACTTGGGTTAGCATTTATTCATTATTTTTAGATCGTTCTTAA
- a CDS encoding cytochrome c oxidase subunit II: MHMHKFEKIWLIFGVGSLLVFLTVIGVSAFYLGNQPPSCLAVIDPEKVDTTAPFDEPGLKKVEGKEWDYELVFVASAFHYEPGEVQIPKGAKVKVIATTKDVIHGFEVAGTNVNMMLEPGYISENVYNFNKAGEFLVLCNEYCGVGHHMMTSKIEVVE; encoded by the coding sequence ATGCATATGCATAAGTTTGAAAAAATTTGGCTAATTTTTGGTGTAGGATCGCTGCTTGTATTTTTAACCGTTATCGGAGTTAGCGCTTTCTATCTTGGAAATCAGCCGCCAAGCTGTCTAGCAGTCATAGATCCAGAGAAAGTTGATACAACTGCTCCATTTGATGAACCTGGTCTTAAAAAGGTTGAAGGGAAGGAATGGGATTACGAATTAGTATTTGTTGCATCTGCCTTCCATTATGAGCCAGGTGAGGTTCAAATTCCTAAAGGCGCAAAAGTAAAAGTTATAGCTACAACAAAGGATGTAATTCACGGTTTTGAGGTAGCCGGTACAAACGTAAATATGATGCTAGAGCCAGGCTACATAAGTGAAAACGTTTATAATTTTAATAAAGCTGGTGAATTTTTAGTCCTATGTAATGAATATTGCGGGGTTGGTCACCACATGATGACTTCGAAAATTGAGGTGGTTGAATAA
- a CDS encoding b(o/a)3-type cytochrome-c oxidase subunit 1, protein MAHFYVAFIALAIGGLAGLLQVLVRSGKFVLPAGIGYYQILTVHGVVLGLVLTIFFIIGFMVSSVSKTSGTFTSRQRTLGWIGYWSKTIGTVMAAVMILLNEATVLFTFYAPLQAHFLFYLGLTLVIVGTWFDSAMIYMKYGEWKKANPGQPSPLLTFMSVITFIMWDVATIGVAVMVLFQLLPWSLGLVDTINIGVSRTLFWYFGHPLVYFWLLPAYMAWYVIIPKIIGGKIFSDSLARMSFVLLLLFSIPVGFHHQLLEPGIDPAWKFLQVVLTFLVVIPSMMTAFSLFATFESFGRSKGAKGLFGWFKKLPWGDARFTIPFIGMLSFIPGGAGGIVNASHQMNQVVHNTIWVTGHFHLTAATAVMLTFFGISFWLIPHLTGRVFTKKMNKLAMIQGIIWTIGMTFMSGAMHAAGLLGAPRRSAYSEYGGAPQALEWIPYQIAQAVGGSILFIGIILMLYIFVNLAFFAPKGDQEFPVGEVADEAEKTPMVFDNWKLWVGITAALILFAYTLPLIDLIQNAPPGAKGFKLW, encoded by the coding sequence ATGGCCCACTTTTATGTGGCATTTATTGCTTTAGCAATTGGCGGGCTTGCAGGATTATTGCAAGTATTAGTCCGTTCTGGGAAATTTGTTTTGCCAGCTGGCATCGGATATTACCAAATACTAACTGTACATGGCGTTGTTTTAGGTCTTGTTCTAACTATTTTCTTTATTATTGGATTTATGGTTTCTTCAGTGAGCAAAACTTCTGGAACATTTACTAGTCGCCAGCGTACACTTGGCTGGATCGGTTATTGGTCAAAGACAATTGGTACAGTTATGGCTGCAGTAATGATTTTATTAAATGAAGCAACAGTATTATTTACTTTTTACGCACCTCTTCAAGCACACTTTCTATTTTACTTAGGCTTAACATTGGTCATTGTCGGAACGTGGTTTGATAGTGCTATGATTTACATGAAATATGGCGAATGGAAAAAAGCAAATCCTGGGCAGCCAAGCCCGCTTCTCACCTTCATGTCTGTCATCACATTTATCATGTGGGATGTTGCTACAATTGGTGTAGCGGTAATGGTATTATTCCAATTATTACCTTGGTCTCTTGGCCTTGTTGATACAATAAACATAGGTGTTAGCCGTACATTATTCTGGTATTTCGGACACCCGCTTGTATACTTCTGGTTATTACCTGCTTATATGGCTTGGTATGTTATTATCCCGAAAATTATTGGCGGAAAAATTTTCTCTGACTCATTAGCACGGATGTCATTTGTTCTATTATTATTATTCTCTATCCCAGTTGGTTTCCACCATCAGTTGTTGGAGCCAGGAATTGATCCAGCTTGGAAATTCTTACAGGTTGTATTAACATTCCTTGTTGTTATTCCATCGATGATGACAGCTTTCTCTCTATTTGCTACTTTCGAAAGCTTCGGACGTTCAAAAGGTGCAAAAGGACTATTTGGCTGGTTTAAGAAGCTTCCATGGGGAGATGCACGATTTACGATTCCATTTATCGGTATGCTATCATTTATCCCTGGCGGAGCTGGCGGTATTGTTAACGCTTCTCACCAAATGAACCAAGTTGTTCACAATACAATTTGGGTTACAGGTCACTTCCATTTAACAGCTGCTACTGCAGTTATGCTTACATTCTTCGGCATTTCTTTCTGGTTAATTCCACACTTAACTGGCAGAGTATTCACGAAGAAAATGAATAAATTAGCAATGATTCAAGGGATAATTTGGACGATTGGGATGACATTTATGTCTGGAGCTATGCATGCCGCTGGACTGCTTGGTGCACCACGCCGCTCAGCCTACTCTGAATACGGTGGCGCTCCACAAGCATTAGAATGGATTCCATATCAGATTGCACAAGCAGTTGGCGGATCTATCCTATTCATTGGTATTATTCTTATGCTTTACATTTTTGTTAATCTTGCATTCTTCGCTCCTAAAGGAGATCAGGAATTCCCTGTTGGCGAAGTAGCAGATGAGGCAGAAAAGACTCCAATGGTTTTCGACAACTGGAAATTATGGGTTGGTATTACAGCTGCATTGATTCTTTTCGCTTATACACTACCACTCATTGATTTAATCCAAAATGCGCCTCCGGGAGCTAAAGGATTTAAATTATGGTAA
- a CDS encoding DMT family transporter, whose amino-acid sequence MKRLLPYFMIAAGASLWGIIAIFVKGLADFGFAPMEIVAIRVIYAALFLLLIGVFKYRNEMKLKEKKDVRLFIGTGILSVVFFNFCYFTTISQMNISIAVILLYTSPAFVTILSFLFLKESLNLNKILAVIGTIIGCILIAGVSAGASKITFIGILTGLGSGLGYALYTIFGKFALRKYQPFTVTLYTFILASLFLLPITQLWNRLDLLMDPYVLLYSIGLGFIPSVLAYFIYTWGLEKTEGSKASVIATVEPVVATLLGVMLYGERLGLIQIAGAILILCSVIIVNVTFRKRGAKPLEQKIS is encoded by the coding sequence ATGAAGAGGCTTCTACCTTATTTCATGATTGCAGCGGGAGCCAGTCTCTGGGGAATTATTGCAATCTTCGTTAAAGGTTTAGCGGATTTTGGGTTTGCACCTATGGAAATTGTTGCAATTAGAGTCATTTATGCAGCCCTATTCTTACTATTAATTGGTGTATTTAAGTATCGAAACGAAATGAAGTTAAAAGAAAAGAAGGATGTAAGGCTGTTTATTGGCACAGGTATTTTAAGTGTCGTATTTTTTAATTTTTGTTATTTTACAACGATCAGTCAGATGAATATTTCAATTGCTGTCATACTATTATATACATCTCCAGCGTTTGTCACGATTTTATCCTTTTTATTTTTAAAGGAAAGCTTAAATCTAAATAAAATACTCGCTGTTATTGGTACCATCATTGGGTGTATTTTAATAGCGGGGGTTTCAGCAGGAGCAAGTAAGATTACCTTTATTGGCATATTAACTGGTTTAGGATCTGGACTTGGGTACGCATTGTATACGATATTTGGAAAATTTGCTTTAAGAAAATATCAGCCATTTACCGTTACGCTATATACTTTTATACTTGCTTCCCTTTTCTTATTGCCAATTACCCAACTATGGAACAGGCTTGATTTATTAATGGATCCTTATGTCCTTTTATATAGTATTGGCTTAGGGTTTATTCCATCCGTATTAGCGTATTTCATTTACACATGGGGTCTTGAGAAGACAGAGGGGAGTAAGGCGTCAGTTATTGCGACCGTAGAACCAGTAGTTGCAACTTTATTAGGTGTTATGCTTTACGGAGAGAGGTTGGGTCTTATCCAAATTGCAGGAGCTATCCTAATTCTTTGCTCTGTTATTATCGTGAATGTAACCTTCCGTAAAAGGGGAGCAAAGCCGTTGGAGCAGAAGATTTCATAA
- a CDS encoding carboxypeptidase M32 encodes MMEVLQQVEKDFLDYVKKIEAYNEALSLIYWDLRTGAPKQGVEQRSEVIGMLSSDVFNMSTSEEMAAYIEKLSGENRLSDIMKETLAQCKKEYDRNKKIPASEYKEFVILQAKAEGIWEEAKAKSDFGMFEPYLEKLVAVTKRFINYWGYEGNKYNTLLDMYEPGITVEVLDQVFGELREKIVPLVQKINDSSIKPHTEFLYEYFPKENQRRFSLDILEQMGYNFNAGRLDETVHPFATGLNPGDVRVTTKYDENDFRTAVFGTIHEGGHALYEQNISQELIGTPLCDGTSMGIHESQSLFYENFVGRHPSFWKKNFDLLKKYSTGQFDEVKLNDFYLAINESKPSLIRIEADELTYPLHVIIRYEIEKGLFNDEIQVKDLPKVWNDKYEEYLGVRPDHDGNGVLQDVHWSGGMFGYFPSYALGYMYAAQLKNAMLKDLPHFDQLLEEGNLLPIKEWFTEKVHKFGKLKKPLEILKDATGEGLNAQHLISYLDEKYNNVYKLN; translated from the coding sequence ATGATGGAGGTATTACAGCAGGTAGAGAAAGACTTCTTAGATTATGTAAAGAAAATAGAAGCCTATAATGAAGCATTGTCATTAATTTATTGGGATTTGCGAACTGGGGCACCAAAACAAGGGGTTGAGCAGCGATCAGAAGTGATTGGAATGCTATCTTCGGATGTTTTTAATATGTCTACCTCCGAAGAGATGGCTGCATACATAGAAAAATTATCAGGAGAAAATAGATTATCGGACATAATGAAGGAGACATTGGCCCAATGTAAAAAGGAATATGACCGTAATAAAAAGATTCCTGCTTCTGAGTACAAGGAATTTGTTATTCTTCAAGCAAAGGCAGAAGGTATTTGGGAAGAGGCAAAGGCGAAATCAGATTTTGGGATGTTTGAGCCATACTTAGAGAAGCTTGTTGCAGTGACAAAGCGCTTTATCAATTACTGGGGCTATGAAGGAAATAAATATAATACTTTGCTTGATATGTATGAGCCTGGAATAACAGTTGAAGTATTAGATCAAGTTTTTGGAGAATTAAGAGAAAAAATCGTTCCACTTGTACAAAAAATTAATGACTCTTCCATTAAACCACATACTGAATTTTTATATGAGTACTTCCCTAAGGAGAATCAGCGTCGATTTAGTTTGGACATATTAGAGCAAATGGGCTATAACTTTAATGCGGGCAGACTTGATGAAACTGTTCATCCTTTCGCAACAGGATTAAATCCTGGTGATGTGCGCGTAACTACTAAATATGATGAAAATGATTTCCGGACGGCTGTGTTCGGTACGATTCATGAGGGTGGTCATGCGTTATATGAACAAAACATTTCACAGGAATTGATCGGTACTCCATTATGTGATGGCACGTCAATGGGTATTCATGAATCCCAGTCACTTTTTTATGAGAATTTTGTCGGGCGGCATCCATCCTTTTGGAAAAAGAATTTTGATTTATTAAAGAAATATTCGACAGGGCAATTTGATGAGGTTAAGCTGAATGATTTCTATTTAGCCATTAATGAATCAAAGCCATCACTTATTCGTATTGAAGCAGATGAGTTAACCTATCCATTGCATGTCATTATCCGATATGAAATTGAAAAAGGGTTATTTAATGATGAAATTCAAGTTAAAGATCTACCGAAAGTCTGGAATGATAAGTATGAAGAATATTTAGGTGTAAGACCTGATCATGATGGTAATGGTGTCCTTCAAGATGTCCATTGGTCAGGGGGGATGTTTGGATACTTTCCGTCTTACGCTCTAGGGTATATGTACGCTGCTCAGTTAAAGAACGCGATGCTGAAAGACCTGCCACATTTTGACCAGCTATTAGAAGAAGGAAACCTGCTTCCGATTAAGGAGTGGTTCACAGAGAAAGTCCACAAGTTTGGTAAGCTCAAAAAACCGCTTGAAATTCTTAAAGATGCTACAGGTGAAGGGTTAAATGCCCAGCATTTAATAAGCTATTTAGATGAAAAGTACAACAACGTTTATAAATTAAACTAG
- a CDS encoding DUF2249 domain-containing protein yields the protein MIEFAQTVIAPDFPPREKHPTIFRAFDSLESGEFMLLVNDHDPKPLQYQFMIERENDFTWEYLEEGPDLWKVAIGKK from the coding sequence ATGATTGAGTTTGCACAAACCGTTATAGCACCGGATTTTCCGCCGAGAGAGAAGCATCCGACCATTTTTAGAGCATTTGATTCTTTAGAATCTGGAGAGTTTATGCTGCTTGTCAATGACCACGATCCAAAACCTCTGCAATATCAATTTATGATAGAAAGAGAAAATGATTTCACATGGGAGTATCTAGAAGAAGGACCTGATCTTTGGAAAGTGGCAATCGGAAAAAAATAA
- a CDS encoding MFS transporter, whose product MKQFIFIIVLISFIDMFAQLPIMSPFAKELGATPALIGLAVGMYSFTNMFGNILAGYWIDKHGSKKVLLAGFFLTGLIILLYTVVFTPWQLIAVRFLHGLFSGFLVPAAFTVIANRGKEGKQGKSMAVSGVAVGISAIIGPAFGGIIASKYGVNWVFISIAIVMLVIFILSAFVIPDTTKQITRKIEPPVKTLVALLKNPMLSISFSGAFSLMFAQGVLAYMLPLQVDSLQFGTQYSGILLSTFGITAIIIFALPTNRLFDRYQHQNTMMAGMSVIGIALIFLSMSTTLSFLFICMVIYGTGFAFLFPSISAMLVKHTDLETRGKAFGLFYAFFSLGVVIGSSLTGILAVSFATGFSIAACILFANTLWTFLYFRSKAGVTESME is encoded by the coding sequence ATGAAACAATTTATTTTTATTATCGTTTTAATTTCTTTTATCGACATGTTTGCACAACTCCCTATTATGAGTCCCTTTGCCAAAGAACTAGGGGCTACACCTGCATTAATTGGATTAGCTGTTGGTATGTATTCCTTTACGAATATGTTCGGCAATATTCTCGCTGGGTATTGGATTGATAAACATGGCTCTAAGAAAGTATTACTGGCTGGTTTTTTTCTTACAGGTTTAATTATTCTCCTATATACAGTTGTTTTTACACCATGGCAATTAATAGCAGTAAGATTCCTCCATGGGTTATTCAGCGGCTTTCTTGTACCTGCAGCCTTTACCGTTATTGCGAATCGAGGAAAAGAAGGCAAACAAGGAAAGTCAATGGCTGTTTCAGGGGTGGCAGTTGGCATATCTGCCATAATCGGTCCAGCCTTTGGCGGAATTATCGCTTCTAAATATGGAGTGAATTGGGTGTTCATTTCTATAGCAATTGTTATGCTTGTCATTTTTATATTGTCAGCCTTTGTTATTCCTGATACAACAAAACAAATAACAAGGAAAATTGAACCTCCCGTTAAAACACTTGTAGCATTATTAAAAAATCCTATGCTTTCAATTAGTTTTAGCGGTGCGTTTTCCTTAATGTTTGCCCAAGGTGTACTAGCCTACATGCTGCCTTTGCAGGTGGACTCACTGCAATTTGGGACTCAATATAGTGGAATTCTTCTTAGTACATTTGGGATAACAGCGATAATAATTTTTGCCTTACCAACAAATCGATTATTTGACCGCTATCAACACCAAAATACAATGATGGCTGGGATGAGTGTTATTGGGATCGCACTTATTTTCCTAAGCATGTCCACAACATTGTCATTCTTATTTATTTGTATGGTTATTTACGGGACTGGTTTCGCATTTCTCTTTCCATCTATCTCTGCAATGCTTGTAAAGCATACTGATCTAGAAACCAGAGGAAAAGCCTTCGGGTTATTTTACGCCTTTTTCTCATTAGGTGTTGTCATCGGCTCCTCCTTAACTGGAATTTTAGCCGTATCGTTTGCAACAGGTTTTTCTATTGCAGCTTGTATTTTATTTGCAAATACTTTGTGGACATTCCTTTATTTCAGAAGCAAAGCTGGAGTTACAGAAAGTATGGAGTGA
- a CDS encoding DUF2249 domain-containing protein, with translation MENKTVELDVREDIKNKLEPFQKIMQAVKELSTGDVFILHAPFKPAPLFPILKGKGFEYEAEEIEKKHWKITFTKRS, from the coding sequence ATGGAAAATAAGACGGTTGAATTAGATGTAAGAGAAGATATTAAAAATAAACTTGAGCCTTTTCAAAAAATTATGCAGGCTGTAAAAGAACTAAGTACTGGAGATGTATTTATCCTTCATGCTCCCTTTAAACCTGCTCCCCTATTCCCTATTTTAAAAGGAAAAGGCTTTGAATATGAGGCAGAAGAGATTGAGAAGAAACATTGGAAGATCACATTTACAAAGAGGAGCTGA
- a CDS encoding DUF2249 domain-containing protein: MLLDNRGLEPPQPMMRTLEALESLKPGETLSIINDRRPMFLYEQLEERGLKYETTPNEDGSFLIEITK, encoded by the coding sequence ATGTTATTAGATAATCGCGGACTTGAGCCGCCTCAGCCCATGATGAGAACGTTAGAGGCTCTTGAGAGCTTAAAGCCAGGAGAAACGCTGTCGATTATTAATGACCGCCGCCCGATGTTCTTATATGAGCAGCTTGAAGAAAGAGGATTAAAATATGAAACTACACCAAATGAAGATGGAAGCTTTTTAATTGAAATTACGAAATAG
- a CDS encoding metal-sulfur cluster assembly factor gives MELKDTVLANLRRVLDPELNINVVDLGLIYDIEIPEDGIVMITMTLTTPGCPLHDSIVSGVKYCIEELEEIKHVDVELVWEPAWTPDRMTPEGKNQLGR, from the coding sequence GTGGAATTAAAAGATACAGTGCTGGCTAACTTACGAAGGGTTTTGGACCCTGAGCTTAATATCAATGTGGTAGATTTAGGATTAATATATGACATCGAGATTCCAGAAGATGGAATCGTTATGATAACTATGACATTAACAACCCCGGGCTGCCCTCTTCATGATAGCATTGTCAGCGGGGTAAAATATTGTATTGAAGAATTGGAAGAAATAAAACATGTTGATGTTGAACTCGTCTGGGAGCCTGCATGGACACCAGACCGAATGACTCCTGAAGGAAAAAACCAATTAGGCAGATAA
- a CDS encoding ATP-dependent DNA helicase — translation MQSRMPFALSKSESFFDKLSEWIGDVFYDILPESGFEMRDEQIFMAFQLEKAFKEKKVIFAEAGVGTGKTIVYLLYSLAYARYLNKPAIIACADETLIEQLVKKEGDISKLERALNLNIDVRLAKSRDQYLCLNKLDQLVASDDLDTYNSVYDQLPEFVHSGSSMQSFERYGDRKEFPELTDEKWNHIAWDPFQDCFTCEKRHRCGQTLNRDFYRNSKDLIICSHDFYMEHIWTKESRKREGQLPLLPDSSCVVFDEGHLLEYASQKALTYRFTEQILESLLTRLMANDVREKTLHIIDETIIQNERFFFSLENASSLAEGSDKKTIQKSDIVIKEGKKLLQFICSLEDELVFESEMYVINEYDLKIVEEYLEQISYSLSLFLKDLKGITWFEENAGERTLVIMPRMVEDIMREEVFSQQKPFIFSSATLSENKSFDYMAKSLGIDNYLSFTVSSPFNYDENMVINMPTFKEASIDEKMQYVQEQLEKADGRALVLFTAKDELTSFKKWIAGKMKFPVYFEGDAEISTLVSNFQNEEQSVLCSVHLWEGLDVPGRALENVFIFSLPFPPQDPVFKAKREGASDPFKEVDLPYMLLRLRQGIGRLIRTHEDKGRVHILIKEDEDKVVLEQIKSVLPTTEGLN, via the coding sequence ATGCAAAGCAGGATGCCTTTTGCATTGTCCAAAAGCGAATCTTTTTTTGATAAATTAAGTGAATGGATCGGGGATGTTTTTTACGATATCCTTCCTGAATCAGGTTTTGAAATGCGAGATGAACAAATTTTCATGGCCTTTCAGCTTGAAAAGGCTTTTAAGGAAAAGAAGGTTATTTTCGCTGAAGCGGGAGTAGGTACAGGAAAGACTATCGTTTATTTGCTCTATAGCCTAGCTTATGCAAGATACTTGAACAAGCCAGCGATCATTGCCTGCGCAGATGAAACATTAATTGAACAGCTAGTGAAAAAAGAGGGCGATATTTCTAAGCTTGAAAGGGCTCTAAACTTAAATATTGATGTACGGCTAGCGAAGTCAAGGGACCAATATCTATGTTTAAATAAGCTCGACCAACTAGTTGCAAGTGATGATTTGGATACATATAACTCGGTTTACGATCAGCTTCCTGAATTTGTGCATTCCGGTTCTTCTATGCAAAGCTTTGAAAGATATGGTGATCGAAAGGAATTTCCGGAATTAACAGATGAAAAATGGAACCATATCGCATGGGATCCTTTTCAAGATTGCTTTACATGTGAAAAGCGCCACCGCTGTGGACAAACATTGAACCGTGACTTCTACCGAAACTCGAAAGATTTAATTATTTGTTCCCATGATTTTTATATGGAGCATATTTGGACAAAGGAATCCAGAAAGAGAGAAGGACAGCTTCCACTATTGCCGGACAGCTCATGTGTCGTTTTCGATGAAGGTCATTTACTGGAATATGCCTCACAGAAGGCATTAACGTATAGATTTACAGAGCAGATTCTTGAATCGCTTTTAACCCGATTAATGGCCAATGATGTAAGGGAAAAGACATTGCATATAATCGATGAAACGATTATTCAAAATGAGCGGTTTTTCTTTTCACTTGAAAATGCATCTTCTTTAGCAGAAGGTTCGGATAAAAAAACAATTCAAAAGTCTGACATTGTCATAAAAGAAGGTAAAAAACTTCTTCAATTTATTTGTTCACTCGAAGATGAACTTGTATTTGAAAGTGAAATGTATGTAATAAATGAATATGATTTAAAAATTGTTGAGGAATATTTAGAACAAATATCATATTCGTTATCCTTATTTCTAAAGGATTTGAAAGGTATCACTTGGTTTGAGGAAAATGCAGGGGAAAGAACACTCGTTATTATGCCCCGCATGGTTGAGGATATAATGAGAGAAGAAGTATTTTCACAACAGAAGCCATTTATTTTCTCTTCGGCGACACTTTCGGAAAATAAATCATTTGATTATATGGCAAAAAGCTTAGGAATCGACAACTATCTATCTTTCACTGTTTCTTCGCCATTTAATTATGACGAAAATATGGTTATTAACATGCCGACATTCAAAGAGGCTTCAATTGATGAGAAAATGCAATATGTCCAAGAGCAACTAGAAAAAGCTGATGGAAGAGCGTTAGTCCTTTTTACAGCAAAAGACGAGCTTACCAGCTTCAAAAAGTGGATTGCCGGTAAGATGAAATTCCCTGTTTATTTTGAAGGAGATGCCGAAATTAGTACGCTCGTATCCAATTTTCAAAATGAAGAGCAATCAGTACTTTGCTCTGTTCATTTATGGGAGGGATTGGATGTTCCTGGAAGAGCACTTGAAAATGTCTTTATTTTCTCATTGCCATTTCCTCCTCAAGATCCTGTTTTTAAAGCAAAACGTGAGGGTGCTTCTGACCCGTTCAAAGAGGTTGATTTGCCGTATATGCTATTACGGTTAAGACAAGGAATTGGAAGATTAATCAGAACACATGAGGACAAAGGGAGAGTTCATATTCTTATCAAGGAAGACGAAGATAAGGTAGTACTTGAACAAATCAAAAGTGTCCTTCCTACAACGGAAGGGTTAAATTAA
- a CDS encoding class I SAM-dependent RNA methyltransferase, protein MTKYDLIATSAMGLEALVAKEVRALGYECEVENGRISYKGDALAIARSNLWLRTADRIKIKIGEFKATTFDELFEKTKSLPWENYLSEDAEFPVTGKSVKSKLFSVSDCQAIVKKAVVERLRNHYKKTGWFEENGPLYKIEVAIHKDIALLTIDASGSGLHKRGYRAGQGEAPLKETLAAALVMLTNWNAEKPFVDPFCGSGTIPIEAALIGQNIAPGFNREFISESWAWVPEKVWEEARMETEDLAKYDQPLDITGSDIDHRMVKIAQENAFEAGFGDLISFKQMQVKDFTTTKDYGVIACNPPYGERLGEKEAVQKMYEDMGKALSYLDTWSIYVLTSNEDFEKFYGKQATKKRKLFNGFIKTDYYQYWGKRPQK, encoded by the coding sequence ATGACAAAGTATGATCTGATTGCAACATCTGCCATGGGCTTAGAGGCCTTGGTCGCGAAGGAGGTACGCGCCCTAGGGTATGAATGTGAAGTTGAAAACGGAAGAATCAGCTATAAAGGGGACGCACTCGCGATTGCTAGATCGAATCTATGGCTTCGTACAGCTGATCGAATAAAAATAAAAATAGGGGAGTTTAAAGCTACCACCTTTGATGAACTTTTCGAAAAAACAAAGTCACTCCCTTGGGAAAATTATTTATCCGAGGATGCTGAGTTTCCCGTAACTGGAAAATCAGTTAAATCGAAGTTATTCAGTGTATCCGATTGTCAGGCAATCGTCAAAAAAGCAGTTGTTGAGAGATTAAGAAACCATTATAAAAAAACGGGCTGGTTCGAAGAAAATGGACCGTTATATAAAATAGAAGTGGCCATACATAAAGATATCGCCTTGCTAACAATTGATGCGAGCGGAAGCGGCTTGCATAAACGGGGATACCGTGCTGGTCAAGGAGAAGCTCCACTAAAGGAAACACTTGCCGCAGCACTTGTCATGCTTACGAACTGGAATGCAGAAAAACCGTTTGTTGATCCTTTTTGCGGTTCTGGAACCATTCCAATTGAAGCAGCTTTAATTGGCCAAAATATCGCTCCTGGATTTAATCGTGAATTTATTTCTGAATCGTGGGCATGGGTACCAGAAAAAGTTTGGGAAGAGGCAAGAATGGAGACGGAAGATCTCGCTAAATATGATCAGCCATTAGATATTACAGGCTCTGACATTGATCATCGAATGGTGAAAATTGCACAGGAAAATGCTTTTGAAGCAGGCTTTGGCGATTTAATCAGCTTTAAACAAATGCAGGTAAAGGATTTTACAACAACAAAGGATTACGGAGTCATTGCCTGCAATCCCCCATATGGCGAACGATTAGGAGAAAAAGAAGCAGTTCAGAAAATGTATGAAGATATGGGGAAGGCATTATCATACCTTGATACATGGTCAATATATGTCCTTACTTCTAACGAGGATTTTGAGAAATTCTATGGCAAACAAGCAACAAAGAAGCGGAAATTATTTAATGGTTTTATTAAAACAGACTACTATCAATATTGGGGGAAAAGACCTCAAAAATAA